In Aphelocoma coerulescens isolate FSJ_1873_10779 chromosome 3, UR_Acoe_1.0, whole genome shotgun sequence, a single window of DNA contains:
- the LOC138108834 gene encoding low density lipoprotein receptor adapter protein 1-like isoform X5 encodes MEALRAAGRAVLRSPRLARHGLGLRRRRKLPESWGEMQEPLLEGMCFTLKYLGMTLVEKPKGEDMAAAAIRRIVATARVGARKFQKVILTVSPRGISLQDADTKEMVENISIYRISYCTTDKLQNKVFAYVAQSQESGALECHAFLSPKKKIAQAVTLTVAQAFQMALDLWEATHAGSRQDQPLHPSCVLESSEPGRPCEPAPPGSAPFRHQFGEEEEEEEKEEDDNVSETLSGSMEELGRGAHSPAGLMVHVFLSLTFQN; translated from the exons ATGGAGGCGCTGCGTGCGGCGGGGCGCGCCGTGCTGCGGAGCCCGCGCCTCGCCCGGCACGGCCTGGGTCTCCGCCGGCGGCGCA AGCTTCCTGAGAGCTGGGGCGAAATGCAGGAGCCGCTGCTTGAGGGGATGTGCTTCACCCTCAAGTATCTGGGCATGACGCTGGTAGAAAAACCAAAAGGAGAAGACATGGCTGCTGCCGCCATCCGCAGGATCGTGGCCACG GCACGGGTCGGAGCTCGCAAGTTTCAGAAGGTGATTCTGACAGTGTCTCCGAGGGGCATCTCGCTGCAGGATGCAGACACTAAAGAGATGGTGGAGAACATCTCCATCTACAG GATCTCCTACTGTACAACAGACAAGCTGCAGAATAAAGTCTTTGCTTATGTTGCCCAGAGCCAGGAGAGTGGGGCACTGGAGTGCCATGCCTTCCTCTCACCCAAGAAGAAGATT GCCCAGGCTGTGACTCTGACTGTGGCCCAGGCCTTTCAGATGGCGCTGGATCTCTGGGAAGCAACACACGCAG GCTCTAGGCAGGATCAGCCCCTTCACCCTTCATGTGTCTTGGAGAGCAGTGAGCCCGGCAGACCCTGTGAGCCAGCCCCCCCAGGGAGCGCTCCCTTCAGACACCAGTTTGGG gaggaggaggaggaggaggagaaggaggaagatgaTAATGTCAGTGAAACCTTATCTGG CAGcatggaggagctggggaggggagccCACAGCCCAGCAG
- the LOC138108834 gene encoding low density lipoprotein receptor adapter protein 1-like isoform X4, which produces MEALRAAGRAVLRSPRLARHGLGLRRRRKLPESWGEMQEPLLEGMCFTLKYLGMTLVEKPKGEDMAAAAIRRIVATARVGARKFQKVILTVSPRGISLQDADTKEMVENISIYRISYCTTDKLQNKVFAYVAQSQESGALECHAFLSPKKKIAQAVTLTVAQAFQMALDLWEATHAGSRQDQPLHPSCVLESSEPGRPCEPAPPGSAPFRHQFGEEEEEEEKEEDDNVSETLSGVMSMPCLSEGHAWSMMDAVFSSKAAWRSWGGEPTAQQN; this is translated from the exons ATGGAGGCGCTGCGTGCGGCGGGGCGCGCCGTGCTGCGGAGCCCGCGCCTCGCCCGGCACGGCCTGGGTCTCCGCCGGCGGCGCA AGCTTCCTGAGAGCTGGGGCGAAATGCAGGAGCCGCTGCTTGAGGGGATGTGCTTCACCCTCAAGTATCTGGGCATGACGCTGGTAGAAAAACCAAAAGGAGAAGACATGGCTGCTGCCGCCATCCGCAGGATCGTGGCCACG GCACGGGTCGGAGCTCGCAAGTTTCAGAAGGTGATTCTGACAGTGTCTCCGAGGGGCATCTCGCTGCAGGATGCAGACACTAAAGAGATGGTGGAGAACATCTCCATCTACAG GATCTCCTACTGTACAACAGACAAGCTGCAGAATAAAGTCTTTGCTTATGTTGCCCAGAGCCAGGAGAGTGGGGCACTGGAGTGCCATGCCTTCCTCTCACCCAAGAAGAAGATT GCCCAGGCTGTGACTCTGACTGTGGCCCAGGCCTTTCAGATGGCGCTGGATCTCTGGGAAGCAACACACGCAG GCTCTAGGCAGGATCAGCCCCTTCACCCTTCATGTGTCTTGGAGAGCAGTGAGCCCGGCAGACCCTGTGAGCCAGCCCCCCCAGGGAGCGCTCCCTTCAGACACCAGTTTGGG gaggaggaggaggaggaggagaaggaggaagatgaTAATGTCAGTGAAACCTTATCTGG CGTCATGAGCATGCCATGTCTCTCAGAAGGCCATGCTTGGAGTATGATGGATGCTGTGTTCTCTTCCAAAGCAGcatggaggagctggggaggggagccCACAGCCCAGCAG